Proteins encoded within one genomic window of Candidatus Thermoplasmatota archaeon:
- a CDS encoding transposase family protein, with the protein IPFKKPKKKELTKQEKRYNKKQRKARVIVEHTISRMKKFRIMAEEFRNRLTRYDRMTSIVCGLVNFTTQSE; encoded by the coding sequence ATTCCATTTAAAAAACCAAAGAAAAAAGAGCTCACCAAACAGGAGAAACGATACAACAAAAAACAGAGGAAAGCACGGGTGATCGTGGAACACACCATCAGCAGGATGAAGAAATTCCGCATCATGGCTGAAGAATTTCGAAACAGACTCACACGATACGATCGTATGACGTCTATCGTCTGTGGACTGGTGAATTTCACCACACAATCAGAGTGA